One genomic segment of Devosia sp. includes these proteins:
- a CDS encoding ATP-binding protein, translating into MLQVTQRPNDLTLRPIRSRWGIATRIALAFALVVGLSSLTCLAGLLLYERLSIEMQRIAQHELPRLSAATRLARTGADINASVALLSRAETLAEFETLFEEARERFARLESAISSSSEWRDNASLHDRQHELTENLEALEVLALLRFNLAARQRELVEELRWLQADLIVEIEPLIDDARFNIAQDLQIAAAPDSVLRESARSEALLTTLAQANLSVGLLSRFSELSSRSGVSDALAFLDDSTDDLSRSIEVLTAWSDSITVRQLASRVLSLSDRENGLPALKFGELDILTDITTSIVSAQGAVEALNAQIGLEVSESEAVSRAASSSVETVLMIGRVLLITIVALSIGGAWAVAYFYVYRNIVAGIRRLAEEAVNASQGLPASTEPLPRNGELGELSTALEQLRQTRDDLIQSAKLAALGQMATGIAHELNQPLSALRSHSFNGSRQLDRGNVASAKVSLEKITGLIERMSNQISHIRRFARRPEDTLERTSVRASMTEAIALLSHRLETEGVVISVEPANADTFDARAEPVRLEQVLINLLANSMDCMAGRTERRIDVELQRGPGSIQVRLRDTGPGISADEQDKIFDPFFTTKAPGAGLGLGLSISFNIARDFGGRLVLESSSPSGSVFILELKDWARD; encoded by the coding sequence GTGTTGCAAGTAACCCAGCGACCCAATGACCTGACGTTGCGGCCCATTCGGTCACGATGGGGCATTGCGACGCGCATCGCGCTTGCCTTTGCACTGGTTGTCGGTCTCTCCAGCCTCACTTGCCTTGCCGGGCTGCTGCTCTACGAGCGGCTGTCCATTGAAATGCAGCGCATCGCCCAGCATGAATTGCCGCGACTGTCGGCCGCGACACGGCTTGCGCGGACCGGGGCAGACATCAATGCCAGCGTGGCCCTGCTGTCTCGCGCGGAAACTCTTGCCGAATTCGAAACGCTTTTTGAGGAAGCCAGGGAGCGGTTTGCCCGGCTTGAAAGTGCGATCAGCAGTTCGTCAGAATGGCGTGACAACGCCTCGCTTCATGATCGGCAACACGAGCTCACCGAAAACCTTGAGGCGCTGGAGGTGCTGGCATTGCTGCGGTTCAACCTCGCGGCGCGACAGCGTGAACTGGTTGAAGAACTAAGATGGCTCCAGGCAGACCTGATTGTCGAGATTGAACCGCTGATCGACGATGCGCGATTCAATATTGCCCAGGATCTCCAGATTGCAGCGGCTCCCGACAGCGTTCTGCGCGAGTCCGCTCGTAGCGAGGCACTGTTGACGACTTTGGCACAGGCCAACCTTTCCGTTGGACTGCTGTCTCGGTTTTCCGAGTTGTCCAGCCGCTCGGGTGTCAGTGACGCACTGGCATTTCTCGATGACAGCACAGACGATCTGTCACGCAGTATCGAGGTCCTTACGGCCTGGTCAGACAGCATTACAGTGAGACAGCTCGCGTCGCGCGTGCTGAGCCTATCGGACCGCGAGAACGGGCTACCTGCCCTCAAGTTTGGTGAACTGGACATTCTGACGGACATCACGACCAGTATCGTTTCTGCGCAGGGGGCGGTGGAAGCACTCAATGCGCAAATTGGCCTTGAGGTCAGCGAAAGCGAGGCGGTATCCCGTGCGGCATCAAGCAGCGTCGAGACGGTACTGATGATTGGCCGCGTTCTGCTGATCACGATCGTCGCCCTGTCGATAGGTGGGGCTTGGGCCGTGGCATATTTTTATGTCTATCGGAACATCGTCGCGGGCATCCGGCGGTTGGCCGAAGAGGCGGTCAATGCTTCGCAAGGTCTGCCGGCCAGCACTGAACCACTTCCGCGCAATGGTGAACTTGGGGAACTTTCCACCGCTCTTGAGCAACTCCGGCAAACCCGCGATGACCTCATCCAGTCGGCAAAGCTGGCCGCCTTGGGTCAAATGGCAACTGGCATTGCCCACGAACTCAACCAGCCCCTGTCAGCCCTGAGATCGCATTCCTTTAACGGCTCTCGCCAGCTCGATCGGGGCAACGTCGCCTCCGCAAAGGTCTCGCTCGAAAAAATCACTGGGCTGATCGAGCGGATGAGCAATCAGATTTCGCACATTCGGCGATTTGCCCGTCGACCCGAAGACACCCTCGAACGCACGTCCGTGCGCGCATCGATGACGGAAGCCATAGCGCTTCTTTCGCATCGGCTGGAAACTGAAGGGGTGGTAATTTCGGTCGAACCCGCAAACGCCGATACCTTTGATGCGCGCGCCGAACCGGTGCGACTTGAGCAGGTCCTTATCAACCTTCTTGCAAACAGCATGGACTGCATGGCCGGGCGCACCGAACGGCGGATAGACGTTGAACTACAGAGGGGACCTGGGTCCATTCAGGTTCGGTTGCGTGATACCGGCCCTGGTATTTCGGCCGATGAGCAAGACAAGATATTCGACCCGTTCTTCACAACAAAAGCCCCCGGCGCCGGCCTCGGCCTGGGACTGTCGATTTCCTTTAACATAGCGCGCGACTTTGGCGGCAGACTGGTTCTTGAGAGCAGTTCCCCCTCCGGCAGTGTATTTATACTTGAACTCAAGGACTGGGCCCGTGACTGA
- a CDS encoding sugar ABC transporter permease translates to MSGTTHPSQLVQNPLQRFLMATEVDTRLLGMIGALAIIWVSFNIFSGGLFLTPRNLWNLSVQTASVAVMVTGMVLVIVTRNIDLSVGSILGLVGMVMGVMQTQVLPVQLGLGLGHPMIWLLSLVIGLAVGMGIGALQGSIIAYLKVPAFIVTLGGYLVWRGAAWWVTAGRTVAPMDSTFQLMGGGPSGSIGAFWSWVVAAIACAAIVGALYFGRVQRRRFKFPQRPVWAEVALAVIGCGATIAAIAVANAYPWPVRIAENFATANNLPVPEGGLFISHGIAIPVLIAVGVGVVMTFLATRTRFGRYVYAMGGNPEAAELAGINTRWVTVKIFMLMGALCAIAAAISTARLNAATNALGTLDELYVIAAAVIGGTSLAGGVGTVAGALLGALVMQSLQSGMVLMGIDSPLQSIVVGIVLVFAVWLDTLYRRNKH, encoded by the coding sequence ATGTCCGGCACGACGCATCCAAGTCAGCTCGTTCAGAATCCATTGCAGCGCTTCCTGATGGCCACGGAGGTGGACACGCGCCTCCTGGGCATGATCGGTGCGCTCGCCATCATCTGGGTCTCGTTCAATATCTTTTCGGGTGGCCTGTTCCTGACGCCACGCAATCTGTGGAACCTGTCGGTGCAGACTGCCTCGGTGGCGGTGATGGTCACGGGCATGGTGCTGGTCATCGTGACGCGCAATATCGACCTGTCGGTTGGCTCCATTCTCGGGCTCGTGGGCATGGTCATGGGGGTGATGCAAACGCAGGTGCTGCCAGTACAACTGGGCCTAGGGCTCGGGCATCCCATGATCTGGTTGCTGTCGCTGGTCATCGGACTGGCAGTGGGCATGGGGATCGGCGCCCTGCAGGGCAGTATCATCGCCTATCTCAAGGTCCCGGCCTTTATCGTGACGCTGGGCGGCTATCTGGTGTGGCGCGGAGCGGCGTGGTGGGTGACTGCCGGGCGAACCGTGGCGCCCATGGATTCAACCTTCCAGCTCATGGGGGGCGGGCCGTCGGGTTCGATCGGCGCATTCTGGAGCTGGGTGGTTGCAGCCATTGCCTGTGCCGCCATTGTCGGCGCGCTTTATTTCGGGCGCGTGCAGCGGCGGCGGTTCAAGTTTCCGCAGCGGCCGGTCTGGGCCGAGGTGGCCCTTGCGGTCATCGGGTGTGGTGCGACCATCGCTGCGATCGCCGTCGCCAATGCCTATCCCTGGCCGGTGCGGATCGCCGAGAATTTTGCAACCGCCAATAATCTGCCGGTGCCCGAGGGTGGGCTGTTCATCTCGCACGGGATCGCCATCCCGGTGCTGATCGCGGTGGGTGTCGGAGTGGTCATGACCTTCCTTGCGACCCGCACCCGCTTCGGCCGCTATGTCTATGCCATGGGCGGCAATCCCGAGGCGGCGGAACTGGCGGGCATCAATACGCGCTGGGTGACGGTCAAGATCTTCATGTTGATGGGGGCGCTCTGCGCCATCGCGGCGGCCATTTCGACGGCCCGGCTCAACGCGGCAACCAATGCCCTGGGCACGCTGGATGAGCTCTATGTCATCGCCGCGGCGGTGATCGGGGGTACCTCGCTGGCGGGTGGCGTGGGCACAGTGGCCGGGGCCTTGCTCGGCGCGCTGGTGATGCAGTCCCTGCAATCGGGCATGGTGCTGATGGGCATAGACAGCCCGCTGCAATCGATCGTCGTCGGTATCGTTCTGGTCTTCGCGGTGTGGCTCGACACGCTCTACCGCCGGAACAAGCATTAG
- a CDS encoding polysaccharide deacetylase family protein, with translation MPNRLFGHSSLAGRTLAVASTADIVLRPGEVILTFDDGPRAGKTPAILDTLDRYGVKATFLMLGSAARANPALAQQVAQRGHTVGSHTYSHVDLGTLDRQAALEEIAKGEAAVSAALAGSGEAMSPFFRFPYLSQTGYLRTTLLQGDLVVLDVDIDSKDYYSDSAQAVAERTLERLDARGSGIVLFHDIHQRTVDMLPDFLAELSARGYSVVTLAPKNGGVFARSIITAELDALRGGY, from the coding sequence ATGCCCAACCGGTTATTCGGCCATTCGAGCCTGGCCGGGCGCACTCTGGCCGTGGCCAGCACCGCCGATATCGTGCTGCGGCCGGGCGAGGTGATCCTCACATTCGACGACGGCCCGCGGGCCGGCAAGACCCCGGCAATTCTCGATACGCTCGACCGCTATGGCGTCAAGGCAACTTTCCTGATGCTGGGATCGGCGGCGCGCGCCAATCCTGCGCTGGCCCAGCAGGTTGCCCAGCGTGGGCACACTGTGGGCAGCCATACCTATAGTCATGTCGATTTGGGGACCCTCGACAGGCAGGCGGCGCTTGAGGAAATTGCCAAGGGCGAGGCCGCTGTTTCGGCGGCGCTGGCGGGCAGCGGCGAGGCCATGTCGCCCTTCTTCCGCTTTCCCTACCTGTCGCAGACCGGGTATCTGCGCACGACCCTGCTGCAGGGGGACCTTGTGGTGCTCGACGTCGATATCGACAGCAAGGACTACTATAGCGACAGCGCCCAGGCAGTGGCCGAGCGCACGCTGGAACGGCTGGACGCCCGCGGTAGCGGCATCGTGCTGTTCCATGACATCCACCAGCGCACAGTCGACATGCTGCCCGATTTCCTGGCGGAACTCTCGGCGCGAGGCTATTCAGTGGTGACGCTGGCGCCCAAGAATGGCGGGGTCTTTGCCCGCAGCATCATTACGGCCGAACTTGACGCCCTGCGCGGCGGCTACTGA
- a CDS encoding S-(hydroxymethyl)glutathione dehydrogenase/class III alcohol dehydrogenase — protein sequence MKTRAAVAFAAGKPLKIVDVDLEGPKAGEVLIEIKATGLCHTDDFTLSGADPEGLFPSILGHEGAGVVVDVGAGVTSVKKGDHVIPLYTPECRECYSCRSGKTNLCTAIRATQGQGLMPDGTSRFSFEGKPIFHYMGCSTFSNYTVMPEIAVAKIDAAAAFDKVCYVGCGVTTGIGAVINTAKVEIGATAVVFGLGGIGLNVIQGLRLAGADMIIGVDLNNGKKEWGERFGMTHFVNPSEIGEDIVPYLVNLTKRRGDLIGGADYTFDCTGNTKVMRQALESAHRGWGKSVVIGVAGAGQEISTRPFQLVTGRTWMGTAFGGAKGRTDVPKIVDWYLDGKIEIDPMITHTLRLEDINKGFEMMHAGESIRSVVVY from the coding sequence ATGAAGACCCGCGCCGCCGTAGCCTTCGCCGCCGGAAAACCGCTCAAAATCGTCGATGTTGACCTCGAGGGGCCAAAGGCCGGTGAAGTGCTGATCGAGATCAAGGCGACCGGTCTCTGCCATACCGATGATTTCACCTTGTCCGGAGCCGATCCCGAGGGCCTGTTTCCGTCGATCCTCGGCCATGAAGGGGCAGGAGTGGTGGTCGACGTTGGCGCCGGAGTGACGTCGGTGAAAAAGGGCGATCACGTGATCCCGCTCTACACGCCCGAATGTCGCGAATGCTATTCCTGCCGTTCGGGCAAGACCAATCTGTGCACAGCCATCCGCGCCACGCAGGGGCAGGGGCTGATGCCGGATGGCACCTCGCGCTTTTCCTTCGAGGGCAAGCCGATCTTTCACTACATGGGCTGCTCGACCTTCTCCAACTACACGGTGATGCCGGAAATCGCCGTGGCCAAGATCGACGCTGCCGCGGCCTTCGACAAGGTCTGCTATGTCGGCTGCGGCGTGACCACAGGTATCGGCGCCGTGATCAATACGGCGAAGGTGGAAATCGGCGCGACGGCGGTGGTGTTCGGGCTCGGCGGCATCGGTCTCAATGTCATCCAGGGCCTGCGGCTCGCCGGGGCCGACATGATCATCGGCGTCGATCTCAACAATGGCAAAAAGGAATGGGGCGAACGCTTCGGCATGACCCATTTCGTCAATCCGAGCGAAATCGGCGAGGATATCGTCCCCTACCTCGTCAATCTGACCAAGCGCCGTGGCGATCTTATCGGGGGCGCGGACTATACGTTCGACTGCACCGGTAACACCAAGGTTATGCGCCAGGCGCTGGAAAGCGCGCATCGTGGCTGGGGCAAGTCCGTGGTCATCGGCGTGGCCGGCGCGGGGCAGGAGATTTCAACCCGGCCGTTCCAGCTGGTCACCGGGCGCACGTGGATGGGTACCGCCTTTGGCGGCGCCAAAGGGCGGACCGACGTACCCAAGATCGTGGACTGGTATCTCGACGGCAAGATCGAGATCGATCCGATGATTACCCATACCCTGCGTCTTGAAGACATCAACAAAGGATTCGAGATGATGCATGCCGGCGAGAGCATTCGCAGCGTGGTTGTTTACTGA
- a CDS encoding DUF1345 domain-containing protein gives MTQRIMPRLAPFYGGLVVGVIVAVIALLVVPEFAIGLGASGLFVAFLALTGIKMPLLTADYLRDHAGEEDTPVAGIFLIVFIVILASVVSLFLALGGGNPDPWEVAVGVGAVVLGWFTVHAMGALHYAYEYYETSDGPDIDGGLGFAGRDEPDGYDFLYFSFTVGTSVATSDTKVESRKMRRLVTGHLVFSHLFNTIILASAVNVILSLGGA, from the coding sequence ATGACACAGCGAATCATGCCGCGCCTTGCGCCATTCTATGGCGGGCTGGTGGTCGGCGTGATCGTGGCGGTCATCGCTTTGCTGGTTGTGCCCGAATTTGCGATCGGGCTCGGAGCGAGCGGACTGTTCGTGGCCTTTCTGGCGCTGACCGGCATCAAAATGCCGCTGCTGACCGCCGATTATCTCCGAGACCATGCCGGGGAAGAGGATACGCCGGTTGCGGGAATTTTCCTCATCGTCTTCATCGTCATTCTGGCGTCGGTCGTGTCGCTTTTCCTTGCACTGGGCGGCGGCAATCCAGACCCTTGGGAGGTTGCCGTGGGCGTGGGCGCCGTCGTGCTCGGCTGGTTCACGGTCCATGCCATGGGCGCGCTGCATTACGCCTACGAATATTACGAGACATCCGATGGTCCGGACATTGATGGCGGCCTCGGGTTTGCGGGACGGGACGAGCCGGACGGCTACGATTTCCTCTATTTCTCGTTCACGGTCGGTACGTCGGTGGCAACCTCCGACACCAAAGTGGAAAGCCGCAAGATGCGCCGGCTGGTGACAGGGCATCTGGTGTTCTCGCATCTGTTCAACACCATCATTCTGGCATCGGCGGTGAACGTCATTCTGAGCCTGGGCGGCGCCTGA
- the rlmB gene encoding 23S rRNA (guanosine(2251)-2'-O)-methyltransferase RlmB, producing the protein MSRNKFPPKPKYDPDTGPVYLYGLHTVRSALDNPSRVKKILLATPNGLNRLKEGGEIGKVKVTETTPKELDRLLGGEAVHQGVALEVDPVSRFGLDDIHEPRLVVVLDQLTDPHNVGAILRTACAFGANAVITTARHSPRETGVMAKAASGALDLVPMIEVRNLGDALEKLKQRGMLVLGFDSEAEEQLKPRGGGKPLAIVLGAEGKGLRQRTRELCDEMVRLDMPGPIKSLNVSNAAAIALFAATAGEKP; encoded by the coding sequence ATGAGCCGCAACAAGTTCCCGCCCAAACCGAAATACGATCCCGACACCGGGCCGGTCTATCTATATGGCCTGCACACGGTGCGCTCGGCGCTCGACAACCCGTCCCGGGTCAAGAAAATCCTGCTGGCGACGCCAAACGGACTCAATCGCCTCAAGGAAGGCGGAGAGATCGGCAAGGTCAAGGTGACCGAAACCACGCCGAAGGAACTGGACCGGCTGCTGGGCGGCGAGGCTGTGCATCAGGGCGTGGCGCTTGAAGTCGACCCCGTGAGCCGCTTCGGTCTCGATGATATCCACGAGCCACGCCTGGTGGTGGTCCTCGACCAGCTGACTGACCCACATAATGTCGGCGCCATCCTGCGCACCGCCTGTGCCTTTGGTGCCAATGCCGTCATCACCACCGCCCGGCACTCGCCCCGCGAAACCGGGGTCATGGCCAAGGCAGCGTCGGGCGCACTCGATCTCGTACCGATGATCGAGGTGCGCAATCTGGGAGATGCACTCGAAAAACTCAAACAGCGCGGCATGTTGGTCCTGGGCTTTGATTCAGAAGCTGAAGAACAGTTGAAACCCCGCGGGGGCGGCAAGCCGCTGGCCATCGTGCTGGGCGCCGAGGGCAAAGGCCTGCGCCAGCGCACCCGCGAACTCTGCGACGAGATGGTGCGCCTCGACATGCCTGGCCCCATCAAGTCGCTCAACGTCTCCAACGCTGCGGCGATTGCTCTCTTCGCGGCGACGGCCGGAGAAAAGCCGTGA
- a CDS encoding extracellular solute-binding protein has protein sequence MSKLIWAVRPLIALLALVGQVPAGHGEDLIILTSFPPAFYEPITEKFQQSHPDITVEIVQRSTTSAVRFLLERDRVDVDVFWASSPDAFELLKSQNQLAVLQVSTPLEDRTVAGYPVNDVDNTYFGFAFSTFGAAYNPDYLARHDLPVPRRWSDLTLPAYWGHVGVTSPSRSGTTHFIVEAILQTYGWDQGWALIARMGGNLSTITARSFGIADGIEQARFGLGPSIDFLATVERSSDAIAFAVLDPLFLVPASVAVLERSASPTAGAAFVDFLLSTDVQLMLMSPQLGRIPVIDELRTLALAKRGTRLPAPLLDNGATFDAALSAHRYGLVNALFDAWIVDHRSEISAIWARVNTMDATSARSLISLLTQPPIDELRALELMAIPNDAGYGGPIEEMPEVSEEISQAVSGRLSMIASELERVASNPATQ, from the coding sequence GTGTCAAAACTAATCTGGGCCGTACGACCATTGATTGCGCTTCTGGCCCTCGTGGGACAGGTTCCGGCGGGGCATGGCGAGGACCTGATCATCCTGACATCGTTCCCGCCGGCCTTTTATGAGCCTATCACCGAGAAATTCCAGCAATCGCACCCCGATATCACAGTTGAAATCGTGCAACGCAGCACGACCAGCGCCGTCCGATTTCTGCTCGAGCGCGACAGGGTTGATGTTGATGTGTTCTGGGCGTCTTCCCCGGACGCCTTCGAACTGCTCAAAAGCCAGAACCAACTGGCCGTACTGCAGGTGTCGACGCCGCTGGAAGACCGGACCGTCGCCGGTTATCCGGTCAATGACGTGGACAACACCTACTTTGGCTTCGCATTCTCAACTTTTGGGGCTGCCTATAATCCCGACTATCTTGCACGCCACGATTTGCCGGTTCCGCGACGTTGGTCAGATCTGACCCTACCGGCGTACTGGGGGCATGTGGGCGTCACCTCCCCCTCGCGATCCGGAACAACGCATTTTATCGTTGAGGCGATCTTGCAGACATATGGCTGGGATCAGGGCTGGGCACTGATCGCACGAATGGGTGGTAATCTGTCCACCATCACCGCGCGCAGTTTTGGTATCGCCGACGGCATCGAGCAAGCACGATTTGGCCTGGGACCAAGCATAGACTTTTTGGCCACGGTCGAACGATCCTCCGACGCGATCGCATTCGCTGTCTTGGATCCGCTGTTTCTTGTGCCGGCCAGCGTCGCCGTACTGGAGCGCAGCGCGTCCCCAACCGCTGGTGCTGCGTTTGTGGACTTTCTCCTGTCGACGGACGTCCAACTCATGCTGATGTCCCCCCAGCTTGGTCGCATTCCGGTGATCGATGAACTGCGTACGCTTGCTCTTGCCAAGCGCGGCACCCGCCTGCCTGCCCCGTTGCTGGACAATGGTGCCACGTTTGATGCCGCCCTTTCGGCGCACCGCTACGGACTGGTCAATGCCTTGTTTGACGCCTGGATTGTGGACCATCGAAGCGAGATCAGCGCAATCTGGGCTCGGGTCAACACTATGGACGCAACCAGCGCTCGTTCACTCATTTCGCTGCTCACCCAACCGCCCATCGACGAATTGCGGGCGCTAGAGCTTATGGCCATTCCAAATGACGCTGGATACGGTGGGCCGATTGAGGAGATGCCGGAGGTTTCTGAAGAGATTTCTCAGGCTGTGAGCGGCCGCCTGTCTATGATTGCAAGCGAGTTGGAACGTGTTGCAAGTAACCCAGCGACCCAATGA
- a CDS encoding YaiI/YqxD family protein, with the protein MIEPIIFVDADACPVKDEARRVAERLGLVVTFVSNGGIRPSRDPMVRVVVVPAGADAADDWIVEQARSNDIVLTADIPLASRAIDKGCHVLGFTGKPFTPASIGMALAMRDLKQHLRETGEIAGHNPGFRPADRSAFLGALDALGRRAKSLAGK; encoded by the coding sequence ATGATAGAACCTATCATTTTCGTCGATGCCGACGCCTGTCCGGTCAAGGACGAAGCGCGCCGGGTGGCAGAGCGGCTGGGTCTGGTGGTCACCTTTGTCAGCAATGGCGGCATCCGGCCGTCGCGTGACCCGATGGTGCGCGTGGTGGTCGTGCCGGCGGGGGCGGATGCGGCGGATGACTGGATCGTCGAGCAGGCGCGGAGCAACGACATCGTCCTGACCGCGGATATTCCTCTGGCCAGTCGGGCGATCGACAAGGGGTGCCACGTTCTCGGTTTCACCGGAAAACCGTTCACGCCGGCGTCCATCGGCATGGCGCTGGCCATGCGCGACCTCAAGCAGCATCTACGCGAAACCGGAGAAATTGCCGGGCACAATCCTGGCTTTCGACCCGCAGACCGATCGGCCTTTCTCGGTGCCCTCGATGCGCTGGGTAGACGAGCCAAATCCTTGGCGGGTAAGTAG
- a CDS encoding sigma-54 dependent transcriptional regulator yields the protein MTDVEVLFCDDDPEVLDALTESFQIEGLRVLPFSRADQALLALSPQTPAVVLTDVRMPVIDGLDLLTRVQAIDTQIPVLLLTGHGDVPMAVQALRNGAWDFFEKPADPLVLVQSLKRAMVHRAAILENRRLKTASRDMYSIEGRVLGSAPATAKLRDTLARLATSSVDVLLLGETGTGKEVAARILHDFSGERDRPFVAVNCGALAESMIESELFGHEAGAFTGAGKQRIGMVEYADGGTLFLDEIEAMPMAAQVRLLRVLQERRVVRLGSNREVPVKLRVVTAAKEDLVERSRRGLFREDLAYRLDVARIDIPPLRKRPGDADLLFDYFLALAAEREGQPPPAVSPALRQFLSTHDWPGNVREVRNRAERYFLGLDELSPSHAEVDDTTLQGHRDQAEVVAIAQALRANNFRAGRTADALGISRKTLYLKMQKYGLRDLG from the coding sequence GTGACTGACGTAGAAGTCCTGTTTTGCGACGACGATCCAGAGGTCCTTGATGCCCTGACCGAGTCGTTTCAGATCGAAGGGCTCCGGGTATTGCCTTTCTCAAGGGCAGATCAGGCACTGTTGGCACTGTCGCCCCAAACCCCGGCAGTCGTCCTTACCGATGTACGGATGCCAGTAATCGACGGATTGGACCTGCTCACCCGCGTGCAGGCCATTGATACACAGATCCCCGTCCTATTGCTGACGGGCCACGGCGATGTGCCAATGGCAGTCCAGGCCCTGCGAAATGGCGCCTGGGACTTTTTTGAAAAGCCCGCCGACCCTCTGGTGCTTGTTCAGTCACTCAAGCGGGCGATGGTGCACCGAGCGGCAATATTGGAGAACAGACGCCTCAAGACTGCCTCGCGGGACATGTATTCGATCGAAGGACGCGTTCTGGGATCTGCACCTGCAACGGCGAAGCTCAGGGACACACTGGCGCGACTGGCAACGAGCTCCGTCGATGTTCTCCTGTTGGGAGAGACCGGCACCGGCAAAGAGGTGGCCGCCCGGATCCTGCATGACTTTAGCGGCGAACGGGACCGCCCTTTCGTCGCGGTAAACTGCGGTGCGCTGGCAGAGAGCATGATCGAATCCGAGCTTTTCGGCCACGAAGCTGGCGCCTTTACCGGGGCTGGGAAGCAGCGGATTGGCATGGTCGAATACGCCGATGGCGGCACACTGTTCCTGGACGAGATTGAAGCGATGCCGATGGCGGCCCAGGTCCGGCTGCTCCGCGTGTTGCAGGAGCGGCGCGTGGTCAGGCTCGGCTCAAACCGCGAAGTGCCCGTCAAGCTCCGCGTGGTGACCGCCGCCAAGGAAGATCTTGTCGAGCGCAGCAGGCGTGGGCTGTTCAGGGAGGATCTCGCCTACCGGCTCGATGTGGCGCGCATCGATATTCCACCTTTGCGCAAAAGGCCGGGCGACGCCGACTTGCTGTTTGACTACTTCCTCGCCCTCGCCGCCGAACGCGAGGGGCAGCCGCCGCCGGCGGTGTCCCCTGCTCTGAGGCAATTTCTGTCCACGCACGATTGGCCGGGAAACGTTCGCGAGGTGCGCAATCGGGCGGAACGATACTTCCTTGGCTTGGACGAATTAAGCCCTTCTCATGCTGAGGTGGATGACACCACCCTGCAGGGCCACCGGGACCAGGCGGAAGTGGTCGCCATCGCCCAGGCCCTGCGCGCCAACAACTTCAGGGCAGGCCGAACTGCCGATGCGCTGGGCATTTCCAGAAAGACCCTCTATCTGAAGATGCAAAAATACGGCCTCCGCGACCTCGGCTAG
- a CDS encoding ATP-binding cassette domain-containing protein codes for MLDTSAPLVEMTDISIAFGGIRAVDQASINLHRGEVVGLLGHNGAGKSTLIKVLSGAYKRDAGDIRINGEAATINNPRDAKAYGIETIYQQLAVADNVDAAANLFLGREMTTAIGTLDDAAMESKAREVMGRLNPNFRRFKEPVKALSGGQRQSVAIARAILFNARILIMDEPTAALGPQETAQVGELIKQLKSDGIGIFLISHDIHDVFDLADRVVVMKNGQVVGEAKTSDVTKDEVLGMIIMGKVPPGATPGPGAIRD; via the coding sequence ATGCTGGATACCAGCGCACCCCTGGTCGAGATGACCGATATCTCCATCGCCTTCGGCGGCATTCGCGCCGTCGACCAGGCTTCCATCAACCTGCATCGCGGGGAGGTGGTCGGCCTTCTGGGACATAACGGCGCCGGAAAGTCGACGCTGATCAAGGTGTTGTCTGGCGCCTATAAGCGGGATGCGGGCGACATCCGCATCAATGGCGAGGCGGCGACGATCAACAATCCGCGCGATGCCAAGGCCTACGGGATCGAGACCATCTACCAGCAGCTTGCGGTTGCCGACAATGTCGATGCGGCTGCCAACCTGTTCCTTGGCCGGGAGATGACCACGGCCATCGGTACGCTCGATGACGCCGCCATGGAGTCCAAGGCGCGGGAAGTGATGGGGCGGCTCAACCCGAATTTTCGGCGCTTCAAGGAGCCGGTGAAGGCGCTGTCCGGCGGGCAACGGCAATCGGTCGCCATTGCCCGCGCCATCCTGTTCAACGCCCGCATTCTCATCATGGACGAGCCGACGGCCGCGCTTGGACCGCAGGAAACGGCACAGGTGGGCGAACTCATCAAGCAGCTCAAGTCGGACGGTATCGGGATATTCCTCATCAGCCACGACATTCACGACGTGTTCGATCTCGCGGATCGGGTTGTCGTCATGAAGAACGGCCAGGTCGTGGGTGAGGCCAAGACGTCCGATGTAACCAAAGACGAGGTGCTCGGCATGATCATCATGGGCAAGGTCCCGCCGGGTGCAACACCCGGTCCGGGAGCCATCCGCGACTGA